Proteins encoded by one window of Cylindrospermum stagnale PCC 7417:
- a CDS encoding SIMPL domain-containing protein: protein MPRITLSGSQLLSGNLWKTLPMLMLVCMTFALPASAQEKEKFWRTLTVSGRGVEMIPTTLSLVSLGVEIQGKTAEEVQQEAARRSSAVVTLLKNRNVEKLQTTGIRLNPVYSYNNNVQRITGYTASNTVSFRLATEKAGTLLDDAVKAGATQINGISFVASEEAIASAQKQALKEATQEAQQQADAVFSTLRLKPKEVVSIQVNGASPPPPPMLYRAEAAKLANADASTPVIGGEQQVEASVTLQISY, encoded by the coding sequence ATGCCTAGAATCACTTTGTCTGGTTCTCAGTTGCTATCTGGGAACCTGTGGAAAACACTGCCAATGCTTATGCTAGTATGTATGACTTTTGCCCTGCCTGCTTCGGCGCAAGAGAAGGAAAAATTTTGGCGTACTCTCACTGTCAGTGGTCGTGGTGTGGAAATGATTCCCACAACCCTGTCGCTAGTAAGTTTGGGAGTGGAGATTCAGGGAAAAACTGCCGAGGAGGTACAGCAAGAAGCTGCCCGCAGGTCATCAGCGGTGGTTACTCTGCTGAAAAATCGGAATGTGGAAAAATTGCAAACTACTGGTATTCGCCTCAATCCAGTTTATAGCTACAACAATAATGTACAGCGGATTACAGGCTATACTGCCAGCAACACTGTGAGTTTTCGCTTGGCCACAGAAAAAGCGGGTACATTGTTGGATGACGCAGTTAAAGCTGGGGCGACACAAATTAACGGCATTAGCTTTGTAGCCAGTGAGGAAGCGATCGCATCTGCACAAAAACAAGCGCTCAAAGAAGCTACCCAAGAAGCCCAACAGCAAGCCGATGCCGTTTTCAGCACACTCAGGTTAAAGCCAAAAGAGGTAGTGAGCATTCAAGTTAATGGTGCAAGTCCGCCGCCACCACCGATGCTATATCGTGCTGAGGCTGCTAAATTAGCTAATGCTGATGCTTCTACTCCTGTAATTGGCGGTGAACAGCAGGTCGAAGCATCGGTGACATTGCAAATTAGTTATTAG
- a CDS encoding single-stranded DNA-binding protein, with protein sequence MSINIVTLVGRVGTDPDMKYFESGSVKCKLTLAVNRRTREGEHTDWFNLEMWGKTAEVAGNYVRKGKQIAIKGSLKFDTWSDRQTGANRSTPVIQVDQLDLLGSKRDGDGGMGDMSPENF encoded by the coding sequence ATGAGCATTAATATTGTTACCCTTGTCGGTCGTGTAGGCACTGACCCTGATATGAAGTATTTCGAGTCTGGTAGTGTTAAGTGTAAATTGACACTAGCAGTCAATCGGCGCACTAGAGAAGGGGAACATACCGACTGGTTTAATTTGGAGATGTGGGGAAAAACGGCAGAGGTTGCGGGTAATTATGTACGTAAAGGCAAGCAAATTGCCATCAAAGGTTCCTTAAAGTTTGACACATGGAGCGATCGCCAAACCGGAGCAAACCGTTCCACACCAGTTATCCAAGTAGATCAACTAGATTTATTAGGTTCTAAGCGAGATGGAGACGGCGGTATGGGCGATATGTCTCCAGAAAATTTCTAA
- a CDS encoding rod shape-determining protein, whose protein sequence is MGIDLGTANTLVYVSGKGIVLQEPSVVAIDVNEKVALAVGEEAKKMLGRTPGNVIALRPLRDGVIADFDTAELMLKSFIQRVNEGRSLILPRIVIGIPSGVTGVERRAVMDAATQAGAREVYLIDEPVAAAIGAGLPVAEPTGNMIIDIGGGTTEVAVLSLQGTVISESVRIAGDELTEAIIIYMKKVHNLVIGERTAEDIKIRIGSAYPTNDDGDAMMEVRGLHLLSGLPRTVTIKGPEIRESMLEPLSVIIEAVKRTLERTPPELAADIIDRGIMLAGGGALLKGIDTLISHETGIVTHIAADPLSCVVLGTGRVLENFKQLERVFSGRSRNM, encoded by the coding sequence ATGGGTATCGACCTCGGTACAGCCAACACCCTTGTTTACGTATCTGGTAAAGGCATTGTACTCCAAGAGCCTTCTGTAGTTGCTATCGATGTCAACGAAAAGGTAGCACTGGCAGTGGGAGAAGAAGCCAAAAAAATGCTCGGTCGCACACCTGGAAACGTGATTGCCCTCCGCCCCTTGCGTGATGGCGTAATCGCTGACTTTGATACAGCCGAGTTGATGCTGAAAAGCTTTATTCAGCGAGTAAATGAGGGCAGGTCTCTCATTCTACCCCGAATTGTCATAGGCATTCCCAGCGGTGTGACAGGGGTGGAAAGACGGGCTGTGATGGATGCAGCTACTCAAGCTGGGGCCAGAGAAGTGTATTTAATTGATGAGCCAGTAGCAGCAGCAATTGGTGCCGGACTACCAGTTGCCGAACCGACTGGCAACATGATCATTGATATCGGTGGCGGGACAACAGAAGTGGCAGTACTGAGTCTCCAAGGTACGGTAATCAGTGAGTCAGTACGCATTGCCGGAGATGAACTGACAGAAGCAATCATCATTTACATGAAGAAAGTTCATAACTTAGTGATTGGGGAACGTACTGCCGAAGACATCAAAATTCGGATTGGTTCTGCCTATCCCACTAACGATGATGGTGATGCCATGATGGAAGTCCGAGGCTTACACCTGCTTTCTGGGTTACCGCGAACGGTGACGATCAAAGGCCCAGAAATTCGTGAAAGTATGTTGGAACCATTATCAGTAATTATCGAAGCAGTGAAACGGACACTGGAACGCACACCTCCGGAACTGGCAGCTGACATTATTGACCGGGGAATTATGCTAGCTGGTGGTGGTGCCTTGCTCAAAGGTATTGATACTCTGATTAGCCATGAAACGGGCATTGTCACACACATTGCCGCCGATCCTTTAAGTTGTGTTGTCCTGGGAACAGGTCGCGTGTTAGAAAATTTCAAGCAGCTGGAACGGGTGTTCAGCGGACGTTCTCGCAATATGTAG
- the mreC gene encoding rod shape-determining protein MreC, whose amino-acid sequence MFTARRWWDRKGLQIGILALILGSAWTMRQTQGALLLEMYQGITRPLQMLQSGPSPEERLRDARLLELQTRIVDLETQNKKLQDILGYVEKEPLSSRPIPARVVGRSADNWWQQVTLNRGTSAGIQEGSIVKADGGLVGLVESVTSNTSRVLLVSDLKSQVGVTISRTAAKGVLRGDSSDEAVLEFYEKVPNVKVGDLVSTSTYSQKFPSGLAVGRVKSLDLKKLPASIAKIELFPPIRSLDWVSIYPKPEMPEPENPNLANEQLQKSR is encoded by the coding sequence ATGTTTACTGCACGTCGTTGGTGGGATCGTAAGGGGTTACAAATTGGGATTTTAGCTCTAATACTTGGTAGCGCCTGGACAATGCGACAGACTCAAGGTGCGCTGTTGCTGGAGATGTACCAGGGGATTACCCGTCCCTTGCAAATGTTGCAGTCAGGGCCAAGTCCCGAAGAGCGTCTGAGGGATGCCCGCTTATTAGAGTTACAAACCCGCATAGTGGATCTGGAAACTCAAAATAAGAAGCTACAGGATATATTAGGTTACGTAGAGAAAGAACCCCTTTCATCACGCCCAATTCCGGCGCGGGTGGTGGGACGTAGCGCTGATAATTGGTGGCAACAAGTAACCCTAAATCGCGGCACGAGTGCGGGTATTCAAGAAGGCTCCATAGTCAAGGCAGATGGCGGACTAGTGGGTTTGGTAGAAAGTGTTACTTCTAATACTAGCCGTGTGTTGTTAGTCAGCGACCTCAAGAGTCAAGTGGGTGTCACCATTAGCCGCACAGCAGCCAAGGGCGTTTTGCGGGGTGATTCTTCAGATGAAGCAGTGCTAGAGTTTTATGAAAAAGTCCCAAATGTGAAAGTAGGAGATTTAGTTTCTACATCTACTTATAGTCAGAAGTTTCCCTCTGGCTTGGCAGTAGGCAGAGTTAAGTCTCTGGATTTAAAAAAACTCCCCGCATCAATCGCCAAAATTGAGCTATTCCCGCCGATTCGGTCTTTAGATTGGGTGAGTATCTATCCTAAGCCAGAAATGCCAGAACCGGAAAATCCAAATTTGGCAAATGAACAGCTGCAAAAGTCTCGTTAG
- the mreD gene encoding rod shape-determining protein MreD, with protein sequence MKIPGLGGNRLLKSKSPERKSKTITQPLAHWHPRIRQLLDWTVTVGSVLLCLWLLPTRLPGMELLGIGPNWLLIWVVAWSVKRPVFVGALAGIVLGMLQDGFTSPDPTHALSLGIVGMLTSLIQKQRFIQEDFISIALIVFVMAVLSETIFGLQLTLMRDGYGGQSLRQVESIWKYYQVVALASSILSSLWAPVVYYPLNRWWQQMKLLDQS encoded by the coding sequence ATGAAGATTCCTGGATTGGGTGGTAACAGGCTTCTAAAGTCAAAATCGCCAGAGCGAAAATCCAAAACCATAACCCAGCCGCTGGCGCATTGGCATCCCCGCATCCGTCAACTGCTGGATTGGACGGTAACAGTCGGGTCTGTACTGTTATGTTTATGGTTGCTACCAACCCGTCTCCCAGGTATGGAATTATTGGGGATTGGTCCCAATTGGCTGTTAATTTGGGTGGTGGCTTGGAGTGTCAAGCGCCCAGTGTTTGTGGGAGCATTAGCAGGTATAGTGCTAGGAATGCTGCAAGATGGGTTTACATCACCTGACCCTACTCATGCATTAAGTCTAGGGATAGTGGGGATGCTCACTAGTCTGATTCAGAAGCAGCGCTTTATCCAAGAAGACTTTATTTCTATTGCTTTAATCGTCTTTGTGATGGCAGTTTTGTCAGAGACTATCTTTGGTTTACAACTGACTTTGATGCGCGATGGCTACGGCGGGCAAAGCCTACGCCAAGTGGAATCCATTTGGAAATACTACCAGGTCGTCGCCCTTGCTTCCTCGATTCTCAGTAGCCTGTGGGCGCCTGTGGTTTACTATCCCTTAAATCGTTGGTGGCAGCAGATGAAATTGTTAGATCAGTCTTAG
- the ribD gene encoding bifunctional diaminohydroxyphosphoribosylaminopyrimidine deaminase/5-amino-6-(5-phosphoribosylamino)uracil reductase RibD, whose protein sequence is MDNSPVVAQADASSPNDTQENALLVGTAVSSDSPKKVRVGSDNDRQMMQRCLELARRALGRTSPNPLVGAVIVKDGEIVGEGFHPRAGEPHAEVFALRAAGNRAHGATIYVSLEPCNHYGRTPPCSEALIDAGVAKVVVGMVDPNPLVAGGGIDRLRRAGIEVLVGVEEAACHQLNEAFVHRILYKRPMGILKYAMTLDGKIATSFGHSAWVTSQEARSEVHQLRLSCDAVIVGGNTVRQDNPHLTSHQPGGHNPLRVVMSRRLNLPENARLWQTAEAPTLVLTEVGANPNFQDLLRKLGVEVVELPLLTPDQAMTYLYKRGFCSVLWECGGTLAASAIAQGAVQKVLAFIAPKIIGGSNAPTPVGDLGFTTMTEALSLERVRWRVIGVDCLVEGYLRQKSQ, encoded by the coding sequence ATGGATAATTCCCCAGTGGTCGCTCAAGCAGATGCATCCTCACCCAATGACACTCAGGAAAATGCACTACTAGTGGGGACGGCAGTTAGCTCAGATTCACCAAAGAAAGTAAGGGTAGGCAGTGACAATGACCGCCAAATGATGCAGCGGTGTTTGGAATTAGCCCGCCGCGCTTTAGGACGTACTTCGCCAAATCCCCTAGTGGGGGCGGTGATTGTCAAAGATGGGGAAATTGTCGGTGAAGGGTTTCATCCCCGTGCAGGTGAACCCCATGCGGAAGTTTTTGCTTTGAGAGCAGCAGGCAATCGCGCTCATGGAGCTACAATCTATGTCAGCCTCGAACCTTGCAATCACTATGGACGCACTCCCCCTTGTTCTGAAGCTTTAATAGACGCTGGGGTGGCAAAGGTGGTGGTGGGTATGGTTGACCCTAACCCACTAGTCGCTGGCGGTGGTATTGACCGTTTACGTAGGGCGGGAATAGAAGTTTTGGTAGGAGTGGAAGAAGCAGCTTGTCATCAGCTAAATGAAGCTTTTGTTCATCGCATTCTCTACAAACGACCTATGGGCATTTTGAAATATGCCATGACTTTAGATGGCAAAATTGCTACGAGTTTTGGTCACAGTGCTTGGGTAACCAGCCAAGAGGCCCGGAGCGAAGTACATCAACTGCGGTTAAGTTGTGATGCTGTAATTGTCGGTGGTAATACAGTCCGACAAGACAATCCTCACTTAACCAGTCATCAACCGGGGGGGCATAATCCCTTGCGGGTGGTGATGAGTCGCCGTCTAAACTTGCCAGAAAATGCCCGCCTGTGGCAAACAGCCGAAGCTCCGACTTTGGTGTTGACGGAGGTAGGCGCTAATCCTAATTTCCAAGATTTGTTGCGGAAACTTGGGGTGGAGGTAGTGGAATTGCCATTGCTGACACCAGATCAGGCAATGACCTATTTATATAAGCGAGGTTTTTGTAGCGTGTTGTGGGAGTGTGGTGGTACTTTAGCTGCAAGTGCGATCGCTCAAGGCGCAGTGCAAAAAGTCCTGGCTTTTATTGCCCCAAAAATCATTGGTGGTAGTAATGCTCCTACACCTGTGGGCGATTTAGGTTTCACTACCATGACTGAGGCATTATCCCTAGAACGTGTACGTTGGCGAGTGATCGGTGTCGATTGCTTAGTGGAAGGTTATTTGCGCCAAAAAAGTCAATAG
- a CDS encoding DNA phosphorothioation-associated putative methyltransferase produces MVKPDNSFNTLEETCLTPEATELSAYAGGAGEAWRGSALYEAIAFCCQNSSFGKLLPDAFYIHVVALQALDPLLQGYESRARSIAPQAQAATLVKFSTNKPKISYLFYPDFDTDPHPALQASIQVDLETLEVNFRDYSNSENPPVLHRKETFVTPDYHLYEQFAALTRAQEALGLLANSRGIGTRLGWQQRLQDYGVEIQGYTLIQRQATIPRVTLAPRIDRHKAAIVRNDLSRPVRLALEANLFTPDTTFFDYGCGHGGDVNRLEQQGYNSCGWDPYYSPDTRTAPADIVNIGFVINVIEDQSERRDALVQAWELTQKVLLVAAQVLIADTNRGVVAYGDGVITNRNTFQKYYDQEELKIYIDQVLGVDAIPVALGVYFVFKDEAQAQSFRASRYRSRATTPRVRACIKRFEEYQDLLAPLMSFMTERGRLPSKDELPQEADISAEFGSLRRAFQVILQATDPQEWQAISEKRRQDLMVYLALCQFSRRPKLATLAPEAQDDILGLFGTYKQAWLNAEQMLHSLGNTEIIVERCQNSPVGKKLANSLWVHISALQSLDPLLRLYEGCASRTIGRLEETNVIKFHTKTPKISYLFYPDFDADPHPGLHTGMEIDLRDLHVTYRDYDIDDDPPVLHQKDALVTPDYWLYEKFAKLTRQEEDWGLLNNWRSISHRSGWRKCLADNCAILKNYNLYWRKDADPYKLKVLRSAVESRQHKRRKAIKNQQSELDTSTNIELEEC; encoded by the coding sequence ATGGTTAAGCCTGACAACAGCTTTAACACACTTGAAGAAACCTGCTTAACTCCAGAGGCTACTGAACTGAGTGCGTACGCCGGAGGTGCCGGCGAAGCATGGAGAGGGAGCGCCCTTTATGAGGCGATCGCATTTTGTTGCCAAAATAGCAGCTTTGGCAAACTACTGCCAGATGCTTTCTATATCCATGTTGTGGCACTACAAGCCCTGGACCCCTTGCTCCAGGGATATGAAAGCCGCGCCAGGAGTATCGCACCCCAAGCACAGGCAGCAACCCTCGTCAAATTTAGTACCAATAAGCCCAAAATTTCCTATTTGTTTTATCCTGATTTTGATACTGACCCTCATCCAGCTTTACAAGCCAGTATTCAAGTTGATTTAGAAACCCTAGAAGTCAATTTCCGGGACTACAGCAACTCCGAAAATCCCCCCGTTTTGCACCGTAAAGAAACTTTCGTTACCCCTGATTATCACCTTTACGAACAATTTGCCGCCCTAACTCGCGCTCAAGAAGCTTTAGGTCTACTAGCTAATTCTAGAGGTATCGGTACAAGACTGGGATGGCAACAACGGCTGCAAGATTACGGCGTGGAAATACAGGGATATACGCTCATCCAAAGGCAAGCAACCATCCCACGGGTAACTTTAGCACCCCGGATAGACCGTCATAAAGCGGCGATTGTGCGTAATGACTTATCCCGCCCTGTACGTTTAGCCCTAGAAGCTAATTTATTCACCCCAGATACCACCTTTTTTGACTATGGTTGCGGACACGGCGGCGACGTTAACCGCTTAGAACAGCAAGGTTATAATAGTTGTGGATGGGACCCTTATTACTCACCCGATACTCGGACAGCGCCGGCGGATATTGTTAACATTGGCTTTGTGATTAATGTCATCGAAGACCAAAGCGAACGCCGAGATGCTTTGGTTCAAGCCTGGGAACTGACTCAAAAAGTTTTGCTAGTCGCCGCCCAAGTTTTGATAGCTGACACTAACAGAGGTGTAGTAGCTTATGGCGATGGCGTCATCACTAACCGCAATACTTTTCAGAAATATTACGACCAAGAAGAACTGAAAATTTACATCGACCAAGTGCTTGGAGTGGATGCGATTCCCGTAGCCTTGGGAGTGTATTTTGTATTCAAAGATGAAGCCCAGGCACAATCATTCCGGGCTTCTCGCTACCGTTCTCGCGCTACTACCCCCAGAGTGAGGGCTTGCATTAAGCGATTTGAGGAGTATCAGGATCTGTTAGCCCCGCTGATGTCTTTTATGACTGAACGTGGTCGCCTTCCCAGTAAAGACGAATTACCACAAGAAGCTGATATCAGTGCAGAATTTGGCAGCTTACGGCGTGCTTTCCAAGTAATTTTACAGGCGACAGACCCCCAAGAATGGCAGGCAATTTCGGAAAAACGCCGTCAAGACTTGATGGTTTATTTAGCTCTTTGTCAATTCAGCCGTCGACCGAAATTAGCAACCTTAGCCCCAGAAGCGCAAGACGATATCCTCGGCTTATTTGGGACTTACAAACAAGCTTGGCTAAATGCTGAACAGATGTTACACAGCTTGGGGAATACAGAAATCATTGTGGAACGTTGCCAAAATAGCCCTGTTGGCAAAAAATTAGCAAATTCTCTCTGGGTTCATATTTCCGCCCTACAATCTCTAGATCCTCTATTGCGCCTTTATGAAGGTTGTGCTAGTCGCACCATCGGACGTTTAGAGGAAACTAATGTAATTAAATTTCATACCAAAACACCCAAGATTTCCTATCTTTTTTACCCAGATTTTGATGCTGACCCCCATCCAGGATTACATACTGGAATGGAAATTGATCTACGTGACTTACACGTGACTTATCGAGATTACGATATTGATGATGACCCGCCAGTGTTACACCAGAAAGATGCTTTAGTTACTCCTGACTATTGGCTGTATGAGAAGTTTGCTAAGTTAACTCGCCAAGAAGAAGATTGGGGATTATTAAATAATTGGCGGAGTATTAGTCATCGTTCTGGTTGGCGTAAATGTTTGGCAGATAATTGTGCAATTCTGAAAAACTATAATTTATATTGGCGCAAGGATGCTGACCCTTATAAACTTAAGGTGCTGCGTTCTGCTGTGGAAAGTCGGCAACACAAAAGGCGTAAAGCTATTAAAAATCAGCAGTCAGAGCTAGATACTTCTACTAATATTGAGTTGGAAGAATGTTAA
- the folB gene encoding dihydroneopterin aldolase yields MDCIHVTGIRAYGYTGFLPEEQVLGQWFEVDVKLWLDLSVAGQSDAIADTLDYRSIISMVQHLIKTSKFSLVERLVATIADSILEKCDRLTQVQVILSKPAAPIPDFSGKISIELTRSKSNIS; encoded by the coding sequence ATGGACTGTATTCATGTAACGGGAATTCGCGCCTATGGCTATACTGGGTTCCTACCAGAGGAACAGGTGCTAGGGCAATGGTTTGAGGTAGATGTAAAGTTATGGCTGGATCTCTCCGTCGCCGGTCAGTCAGATGCGATCGCAGATACCCTCGATTATCGCAGCATCATCAGCATGGTTCAGCATCTGATCAAAACCTCCAAATTCTCTCTGGTAGAACGTTTGGTCGCCACCATCGCCGATTCTATCCTCGAAAAATGCGATCGCCTCACCCAAGTCCAAGTCATTTTGAGTAAACCCGCAGCACCCATTCCCGACTTTAGCGGCAAAATTAGCATCGAACTGACTAGAAGCAAATCCAATATTTCGTAA
- the menD gene encoding 2-succinyl-5-enolpyruvyl-6-hydroxy-3-cyclohexene-1-carboxylic-acid synthase, whose translation MQIALRNVNQVWAYILTQTLKRLGLTCAVICPGSRSTALTVAFAQLVPDIEAISILDERSAAFFALGQGKATGRPVVLVCTSGTAGANFYPAVIEAKESRVPLLILTADRPQELRECHSGQTIDQVRLYGNYPNWQAELALPSLDMGILAYLRQTIIYSWERCQAPTGGAVHLNIPFRDPLAPIPDVNEASLQLLLSQFQPEEFFAGVPITDYRLPITDYRLPKEWKDCKRGLIIAGVAQPQRPQEYCSAIAKLSQSLNWPVLAEGLSPVRNYAELNPYLISTYDLILRNQQFAKQLTPEMVIQIGEMPTSKELRTWINATQPRRWIIDNSDQNLDPLHGRTTHLRISVENLETEKLEITRNWEYLQKWCDAETKVRKNIDDTFENIDKLIECKAAWLISQNLPPETPLFISNSMPVRDVEFFWKPNNLKVKSYFNRGANGIDGTLSTALGIAHRQQSSVMLTGDLALLHDTNGFLIRNKFVGHLTIILINNNGGGIFEMLPIANFEPPFEEFFATPQDIDFALLCATYNVQHELIISWEHLQERLNPLPKTGIRVLEIRTNRKLDAKWRKENLGNFSVDIVI comes from the coding sequence ATGCAGATTGCTTTGAGGAATGTTAATCAGGTTTGGGCTTATATCTTGACACAGACGTTAAAGCGCTTGGGGTTGACTTGCGCCGTTATCTGTCCCGGTTCCCGTTCGACAGCTTTAACCGTCGCTTTTGCCCAACTTGTGCCTGATATTGAGGCGATTTCGATTCTCGATGAACGTTCCGCTGCCTTTTTTGCTTTGGGACAAGGGAAAGCCACGGGACGTCCTGTGGTGCTTGTTTGCACTTCTGGGACTGCGGGAGCGAACTTTTACCCAGCGGTAATTGAAGCTAAAGAAAGTCGTGTCCCTTTGTTGATTTTAACCGCCGATAGACCACAAGAATTGCGAGAATGTCACTCTGGGCAAACTATCGACCAGGTGAGATTGTATGGTAACTACCCAAATTGGCAAGCTGAGTTAGCTCTGCCATCCCTAGATATGGGAATTTTAGCGTATTTGAGACAAACGATAATTTATAGCTGGGAGCGTTGCCAAGCGCCTACAGGCGGGGCTGTACACTTAAATATTCCTTTTCGTGACCCCCTTGCACCGATACCTGATGTAAATGAAGCGTCTCTACAATTATTGCTTTCACAGTTTCAGCCTGAAGAGTTTTTTGCTGGTGTACCAATTACCGATTACCGATTACCGATTACCGATTACCGATTACCGAAAGAATGGAAAGATTGTAAACGCGGTTTGATTATCGCTGGAGTTGCCCAACCGCAACGACCACAGGAATATTGTAGTGCGATCGCTAAACTTTCCCAATCTCTCAACTGGCCGGTTTTAGCCGAGGGACTTTCCCCAGTGAGAAATTATGCAGAACTCAACCCCTACTTAATTTCTACCTATGATCTAATTTTGCGAAATCAGCAATTTGCAAAACAGCTAACACCAGAAATGGTAATTCAAATCGGGGAAATGCCCACAAGTAAAGAACTGCGTACTTGGATAAATGCCACACAACCCCGACGCTGGATAATCGACAACAGCGATCAAAATCTCGATCCTCTCCACGGGAGAACTACCCATTTACGGATATCTGTAGAAAATCTAGAGACTGAGAAACTGGAAATAACTAGAAACTGGGAATATTTGCAAAAATGGTGTGATGCTGAAACGAAAGTCAGAAAAAATATTGATGATACTTTTGAAAATATAGATAAATTAATTGAATGTAAAGCAGCTTGGTTAATTTCTCAAAATCTCCCACCAGAAACACCGCTGTTTATTTCCAATAGTATGCCGGTGCGGGATGTAGAATTTTTCTGGAAACCGAATAATTTAAAAGTGAAATCTTATTTTAACCGGGGTGCAAATGGCATTGATGGCACATTATCCACCGCTTTAGGAATAGCACATCGTCAGCAAAGCAGTGTTATGTTAACAGGAGATTTAGCTTTATTGCACGATACCAACGGTTTTTTAATTAGAAATAAATTTGTTGGACATCTGACGATTATCTTAATTAACAACAATGGCGGGGGAATTTTTGAAATGTTACCCATCGCCAATTTTGAACCACCTTTTGAAGAGTTTTTTGCCACTCCCCAAGATATTGATTTTGCTCTGTTATGCGCTACTTACAATGTGCAGCATGAATTGATAATTTCTTGGGAGCATTTACAGGAAAGATTAAACCCGCTACCAAAAACAGGTATTCGGGTTTTAGAGATAAGGACAAATCGCAAGTTAGATGCCAAGTGGAGAAAGGAGAATTTAGGTAACTTTTCGGTGGATATTGTGATTTAA
- a CDS encoding XRE family transcriptional regulator, which yields MVTKLSDIMAKLPPARRAKIEARTQELIAENMTLQDIRKAKKLTQESMAEILGIRQDSVSRMEKRADLLLSTLRSYVKAMGGELKLVAEFPDRPPVIISALGELDDQASEIKVR from the coding sequence ATGGTAACAAAGCTGAGTGATATTATGGCAAAACTCCCACCAGCACGTCGAGCAAAAATTGAAGCTCGGACTCAGGAGCTTATTGCTGAAAACATGACGCTTCAAGATATTAGAAAAGCAAAAAAGTTAACTCAGGAGTCTATGGCGGAAATATTAGGAATTCGCCAAGATAGTGTCTCTCGGATGGAAAAACGTGCAGACTTACTGCTTTCTACATTGCGTAGTTACGTAAAAGCTATGGGAGGAGAGCTAAAACTTGTGGCAGAATTTCCTGATAGACCTCCTGTGATTATTTCTGCACTAGGAGAACTAGATGATCAAGCTTCTGAGATAAAAGTAAGATAA
- a CDS encoding DUF2887 domain-containing protein, protein MRRDTIFYKLFKQFPGLLFELVDEPPPEAAGYQFESVEVKETAFRIDGVFLPPDNAVSQVVFFAEVQFQKDEDLYHRFFSELFLFLYRHSIRYDDWFGVIIFGSRSLEPSNTRIHRGSLESGQVRRVYLDELGDLRQQPLGLGLMLLTNITAETEAMEAARFLLAQAQQQSEQAIIDLVTTIIFYKFSNLSREEIAAMLGLITEEPRAIREAKEEGERKVILRLLSRRVGAIPDALLSQIQALSVERLEALGDALLDFSTLADLEGWLRGEVRG, encoded by the coding sequence ATGCGACGTGACACCATCTTCTACAAATTGTTCAAGCAGTTTCCGGGATTGCTATTTGAATTGGTAGATGAACCACCCCCAGAAGCAGCAGGATACCAGTTTGAATCGGTTGAAGTGAAAGAAACGGCGTTTCGGATTGATGGGGTGTTTCTACCTCCTGATAATGCAGTTTCTCAGGTGGTATTTTTTGCTGAGGTGCAGTTTCAGAAGGATGAGGATCTGTATCATCGCTTCTTTTCTGAGTTGTTTTTGTTTCTCTACCGCCACTCTATCCGTTACGATGACTGGTTTGGGGTGATAATTTTTGGTTCTCGGAGTCTTGAACCCTCAAATACAAGGATTCATCGGGGTTCGCTGGAAAGTGGACAAGTGCGGCGGGTATATCTGGATGAGTTGGGGGATTTGCGACAACAACCTTTGGGATTGGGTTTGATGTTGCTGACAAATATTACCGCTGAAACTGAAGCAATGGAAGCGGCGCGGTTTTTGCTGGCACAAGCACAGCAACAATCAGAACAAGCAATAATAGATTTAGTGACGACGATTATCTTCTACAAGTTTTCTAATCTGAGTCGAGAGGAGATTGCAGCGATGTTGGGACTGATAACGGAAGAACCACGGGCTATTCGAGAAGCGAAGGAAGAAGGAGAAAGAAAGGTCATTTTACGACTGTTAAGCCGACGAGTGGGTGCAATTCCTGACGCGCTTCTGTCTCAAATTCAGGCTTTGTCGGTGGAACGGTTGGAAGCTTTAGGTGATGCTTTGTTGGATTTCTCTACTCTTGCTGATTTGGAAGGGTGGTTACGAGGGGAAGTAAGGGGGTAA